In Engraulis encrasicolus isolate BLACKSEA-1 chromosome 2, IST_EnEncr_1.0, whole genome shotgun sequence, the sequence tgtgtgtgtgtgtgtgtgtgtgtgtgtgtgtgtgtgtgtgtgtgtgtgtgtgtgtgtgcgtgtgcgtgtgtgtctgtgtgtgtgtgcaggcatcaCCTCGTCGGGGTGTGAAGGAGGAGTGTCCAGACACAGGCTGCTGTTCAACGTCTCTCTGCCAATCAGTGAAGAGATCAGCTCAGCCAAGCTCCGCCTCTTCACCTGGGCTCCACCAATCAAAACCTCCCCCTGCCCGCCCGGCACGGAACCCACGAGAACCGTACGAGTGTACCAGCGGAACCACacggaacacacagaacacacagaacacagagagCGGAACCACACGGAACACACAGAAGGTAGAACCAACCGAGAACCGACAGAAGCAGAGGAGCATAGCagcgggagaagaggaagagaggacacagaggagagagagaaggacaagagAGAAGCGAGGgatgcagagcagagagagaaggacaagagagaaacaagagatgcagaggagagagagaacgacaagaGAAAAACAAgggatgcagaggagagagagaaggacaagaaagaagtgagagacagagaggagagagaggagagagagaacgacaagagagaatggagggatgCAGAGGACTCTggcagaggagaacagggagagggggatgaggagcagGAGATAGACACAGTGCAGAGGACACACACCAGACATGAAGACAAGATCTTATTGGCTCATGTGGCGAGGAAAGAACAAGCGACCTTATTGGCTGGGAGGGAACAGGCAAGTCAACAAGATGAGACCTCATTGGCTCCAGAAGAACTGATGAGGCAAGAACATGACTCCTTATTGGCTGGGAGGAAACACACCAGACAAGAAGATGAGTCCTTATTGGCTAGGAGGGAACACACCAGACAAGAACATGACTCCTTATTGGCTGGGAGGAAACACACCAGACAAGAAGATGAGTCCTTATTGGCTGACAGAGAGCAGGCAAGGATGCAACCTGAGATTTCATTGGCTGAGACAGGCGATCACCTGAGAGAGGACGGGCCACCGGCTCCGACTGACCAATCAGGAGGTGAGCTGCTTGACGAGCGCGTGGTGAGCAGCAGCGAAGGCTCATGGGAGATGCTGGACGTGACGTCGGCACTGAGGAGGGCGAAGGGGGGGAAGGGCAGAGCGGAGGCGGAGCTTGAGGTGTGGGTGGGGCCAACACAGTGCCGGCCAATAATCAGGAGAGAGCAAACAGCCTGTGGACCAATCACAGATGACCCAACACCCTGCGGACGAATCAGAGATGAGGAGTCAGGAGGGCCGACAGTGTATCGACCAATCCCagcggagggggaggggtcagatAGAGGGCAGGAGACAGTctcagaggagggggaggggtcagagaGGGTGCAGTGGGAGGGGCTAGGAGAGCTGGGTGTGGATGTCAGCATGGGCAGTAACCACTCGGCAACACTCATCGTGTTCTCGGATGACCAGAGGGGGCGCCAGAGACAAGCTGAACTGCAGATACAGAGGAGACTCaggcaggaagaagaggaggaggaggagaaggag encodes:
- the gdf2 gene encoding growth/differentiation factor 2, producing the protein MHNAETSTEVENGWDSDTSAIILLLHLLPPSAQGRKKPGKISASNAVDHLIKFQKTGTSLQQHLDNITESRQPYLLAQGPQKSSIHSFFIAIDKHALPCQGTTSVGALDELFKVSVKQEVLRQLNLSRPPEDEGRVAPPQYMLQIYQNYSTHTHTTPRADVIRSYTLQGITSSGCEGGVSRHRLLFNVSLPISEEISSAKLRLFTWAPPIKTSPCPPGTEPTRTVRVYQRNHTEHTEHTEHRERNHTEHTEEQATLLAGREQASQQDETSLAPEELMRQEHDSLLAGRKHTRQEDESLLARREHTRQEHDSLLAGRKHTRQEDESLLADREQARMQPEISLAETGDHLREDGPPAPTDQSGGELLDERVVSSSEGSWEMLDVTSALRRAKGGKGRAEAELEVWVGPTQCRPIIRREQTACGPITDDPTPCGRIRDEESGGPTVYRPIPAEGEGSDRGQETVSEEGEGSERVQWEGLGELGVDVSMGSNHSATLIVFSDDQRGRQRQAELQIQRRLSKRARHSPIRRRMRRSKRVEYSPIRRRVRRSKRVEYCHRTSLRVNFKDIGWHRWIVAPPEYEAYECKGACVFPLRPDVTPSKHAIIQSLVNLSDPKKARRACCVPTKLDPITIMYQENGVITVRHLYEDMRVAACGCR